ATATTTGCGACATAACTATTTTTTGCGGCTAAGAAGAGAATATATATTGTTTACTTCCGAAAATAATACCAACAAAGCACCAAAATAAGGCAGATTGTTTCTTTTAAAATCAAAAAAGCTGCAACCAAAAGGGCTGCAGCTTTTAAAGTCTTTTACTTTTCATCAAAATCATCGAACAGGTCTGAGATGTCAAACTTTTCTGAATCAACATCATCAACTTCAAATTCTTCAAAAATTGTGTCTGTCTCATTTTTCTCCTCATAGTCTATGTTATAATACTCACACATAAAGTCTGCAACAGCAATGTTCAAGTCAAGTTCGCCTATCTGGTCTGATATTGAAAACGGGTCAAGTCTTTTCCATATGGTCTTAACATCTTTTTCCTTTTCAAGATGTTTAATGAAAATTTCCAGTCCGGCTTTGTCAAGAGCAAGAACAACTGTCTGCCCGGCTTTGACAGGTGATTTCTTGCTCGGCTTTGCAAGAAACACTTTTAACAAAAACTCAACAGCCATTTTGTCTTGTTCTGTGATAAGTCTCTTCTTACACTTTTTACACTCTAAGTACGCAACATCTGCAAAGTTTATAAGTCCAAGCTTTGCAAGATACCCTTCGTCCTGCCACTTAAGTTCAAGGTTATCTTCCCCACATTCAGGGCAGATACTCGGTTGCACAGTCAATTTTACAAGGTTGTGGAAAAACTGATGGTCATAATCTTCCCCTGCCGAGTCTATATCTGATAGTTTTTCAAGCCAGCACAAATTGGTATCACAAAAACTATCTTTTTCATTTTTTTTGTATGGGCACAGACCAAAAAACAGCGGACAGAACTTAAAATATAAAAAGTCTCTTATACTACCAAAGCTTATATATTCATCTTTCATGAGCTCTCTTATTGCCGCGTTTTCTAAGAGCTTTTTTTCAACAAAGTCAAGAATTGTCTGACTATTACCAGATTTTATTAAATTTTTGTTTTTATAATCTTTATTATTCATAACAATACCAGCCTCTTTTTCAAAAAATAAGCTTTCATAATATTTATACCACTTTTCAGAAGCTTTGAACACAATTTTTTACTTGAAAACGGTATTGATAGCCTTCTTTAAAAACTCAAAATCTTTTTCTGCCAAGCTTTTGAGCGGTTGAATGTCAATAAGATAATCCCTTATAAGTTTTGAATTCTCATCTTTTTCGTCTTCAAGTTGTGAATACAAAACTTCTATGTTTCGAGCTGTCAAGGTAGTCCCAATTTTGCTTTTCAAAAACACATTACATTTTATTCTGCACTCTAAAAACTCTTTCTGTTTAAGCAAAATCAGTTCACTCAAAACTTCTGTTACATCTATCGAAGAGTTCGCGTATCTTGCTTTAAAATCTTTAATTTCTATAATTATATCATCTATTATATCCTTTTGAACATTCAAATTCATAGACTTTAATTCTTGAACTACCTTATCCACAAATATTTCAAATGAAGGCGACATTTGCGAAAAAATACCAACATCAATATCTTCAAATATATTTTTGAACCTATCCAGTACCTGCTGTGAATAAAAAGTAACTGTTACTTTTTTAATCTTTACCCTCTCCTTTGTGGCTAAAATTTCATTTTTTGTTTATATCATCTTTGAAAGACAAAAGCTGTGTAAAATACATAATCTGATTTTGAAAAAAATCTTTCAAAATTTCTTTCAAAGGTGCAACAATAAACTTTTTGCTAATTGGACTTACATAAAGGTCATAATAATCAGGTCCTTTGAATATTATCTCAAATTCCTTAAAATTCTTTTTAAATTCTCTCTTTATCTCATCAATTGTTCTTGCATAAATAATGTTCATCGCAACATTTTCTTCGTTTTCCAATAGCTTTTTATATGCATCGCATATGTCAAACGGCACAAAATCTGACATTGGAAAGTTTATATAAAGGTCTTCAAAATGCTGATAAAGAGCACATGGCATTATCATTTTCTCTTTGTACTTAGCAATAATACCATAATATCCTTCTCCAAGCCAGATTATCGGAATCATATCAGTTGTAAGCAAAGAAAATATTTCCAAATTGTTGTTTGCTGTCCAGATTTTAAATGAATTTAGCATGCAAAGAATATCTTTTGCATATACAATGTGTAAAAACTCTTTGTAAAACGAATTTGCAACATCAAAGCTCTTGAGCTGAGTTTGCGATGGCAAAGGCACCTTTATCTTTTCTAAAAACTCGTGTGTGTATATCCATTTGTTTTCTTGTATTATTGTGTTTAAAAATTCTGAAAATGTTAAAATGCCTAAAACCCTCCTTGAACACTTTTCAATAAAATTCTTATTTGAATTTTATTTTAACCCAACTTATATGAAATTACAAATCCACATTTTAAATTTTATTCAATTTTAACTCTTGCAAAATTATACTTTTTTCTACTAAAATTTATATTGTATCAATATACATTCTTGAACTTTTTCTGTTACAAATCAAAAAAACAATTTGGAGGGGTGGTTGTATGGAAGTTTTAAAAGTTGCTGCTACATCAATGCCTCAGAAGGTTGCAAATGCGCTTGCTGCAATTGTAAAAGAACAGGGTGAAGCAGAACTTCAGGCTGTTGGTGCATCTGCTGTAAACCAAGCTGTAAAAGCTATTGCTATTGCTCGTGGAAAGGTTGCTCCAAACGGAATTGACCTTTATGTAATTCCAGCATTTGCAGATATAGTAATTGACGGTGAGAAGAAGACAGCTATCAAGTTCATTGTAAAGTCAAGATAAGATAAAATAAATAATAGCAAATGGGGCTGTCCAAAAAGATAATTGGATAGCCCCTTTTCTTACAATATATAGTTTTTGATTTATTTAACTTTACCTATATATTGCGAAATAAGAATTTTAAAATTTTGTTTTTAGACAACCCCATTTGTTTTGCAATCTTATTTTTGATGACAGCAAAAATTTATCTCAATTTTACCATCACTACCAACATCTATTCTGTCTATCTTCACTCCCTTTAAATTACCAGTCAAAACCTTTTGAAGGTCTATTTCAAGCCTGTCTTTGAGAAGTTTTATACCTTCAATCTTTCCATCTTTAAATTTCCCAAGTAAAAAACCATATATAATGAGGCTTTTCGAAGGGTCAAACAATATTAAGAATTTGTTTTGGTCTGATTCTATGGTAAATCTCAAAGACATTTGAGGCAAAAAAGCAGCAGGTTTTACATTAACTTTCACCTCATTTTTGTCTACCTCAACATTTGTGATAATCTCAGGTATGTCAACATTTTTAAGAAGAATATCAACAAACTCTTTTATTTCAAATGAAACAAACCCCACTTGACGATCCCCTCTTTTTATAAAAGCTTTCGTAATCTATTTTAGAAAGTTTTTTTACATAAATTTTATATACCCAAAAAGGATAATCATTAAAGTCAAATTTTTTGTGAAAATCAAGCTGATTAAAAAAATAAGCTGCCCTCTGGCAGCCTTTGCAAATCTTTTTAGACAGTTATTTTTCTTTCTATCAAAAGCTTTTCAATTTCAGTTTTTGGCACGGGCTTTGAAAATAAATACCCCTGTGCAAAATCGCATCCTATTTCTTTTAAAATCTCAAGCTCTCTTTTAGTCTCAACACCCTCTGCTATAACTTTTAAATCAAGCTTATGAGCCATCAATATTATGCCCTCAACAATTGCTCTGCTCTCTTTTGATAATTCAATCTCTGAAATAAAGCTTCTGTCTATTTTAACTCCTCCAATTGGAAGCCTTCTCAAATAAATCAAAGATGAATACCCTGTCCCAAAGTCGTCTATCAAAAATTTTATTCCCAGCTGGCAGAGAAAACTTAAAATCTTGAGTGAAACATCAAAATTTTCAACAGCTCCTGTTTCGGTTATCTCAAATGAAATTTTTTGTGGATTAACACCATATCGCTCAATTTGTTTTTGTATCATCTTCTCAAAAAACTTTGTCTTAAGCTGTCGTGCTGAAATATTTATCGCCATGTGTAGATAGCTAATCCCCTTTTTCTCCCAATTTTTAAGGTCCGAAAAAGCCTTTTCTATGACCATCTCACCAATTTTTACTATAAGCCCGCTGTCTTCTGCAACAGGAATAAATTCAAGCGGTGAGATGATACCTTTTTCGGGTGAGACCCATCTCAAAAGGGCTTCCACAGAATGAATCTCCATATCTTTTAAGTTTATAACAGGCTGGTAATAAAGCTCAAACTGGTCAGCTTCAATAGCCTTTTTGAGACTTTTTTCAATTTCAATTTTTTTAAAATTCTTCATCAGCATGAAAGGCATAAAAATTTGAAAATCGTTCTTGCCATTTTCTTTTGCAGAAGATAGTGCCATGTCAACATTTCTGAAAATTTCTTTGACGCTTCTGCCATCGTCAGGATAAAATGATACACCTATTGAGGCGGAGGTAAAGATGCAACCTTCTATCTTTTGTATATAAATCTCACTTTCAAAGATGCCAAGAAGCTTAGTGCAAACCTCAATTACCTCCTCCTTTTTAGCAAGACCATCCAGAATTACGGCAAATTCGTCTCCCCCAACTCTTGCAAAAAAGGTATTAAGTTTTATGCTATTGAGATATTCTAAAATCTTCTTGGTTACAGCAATTAAGTATTCATCTCCGGCTTCATGCCCATACAGGTCGTTAATGTCCTTAAAATTGTCAATGTCTATGAGCACAACAGCACCTTGAGTTTTCTCATCTTCGGCTTTTTTAATCAGACTCTCCAACCTATCTTCAAACAGTTTCCTGTTTGGCAGGTTTGTCAGTGCATCATAGTAGGCAATGTATTCTATCCTATGTTCATACTCTTTTTTGGCTGTCCAGTCAATGTTTACTGCAATAATCTTCTCAGGTTTATCTTCTTCGTTGTATAAAATCTGAACATGAGAGGAAATCCAGCGCCAGTTTCCGTGTTTGTCTCTTATACGTGATTCAAATTCCACTTTCTCTTCATGAAGAAGTATAGCATCCTGCAATTTTTTGAATACAGTAGCTCTGTCATCCTCATGGAAAAATTCAAGCCATGCTGAAAAATCGTTTTTTGATTTTATCACATCAATGTCAAATTGATCTTTGAGCTTTCCATAAAATTCAATCTTCTTTTCATTAAAATCTATCTCCCAGATACAATCAGAGACATTTTCTACCAGAAACTTGTATTTTTCTTTTTCTTCCATCAACATTTCCGACTGCTTGTTTAAAATATCCAAGGTATTCATAAGTTCCTGGTTGGTCTGTTCAATCTCTTCGTAGCTTTCTTCTAAAAGCTGTTGTGTTCTTTTTATCTGCGTTATGTCAAGCCCTGTTGAAATAATCAAAGGCTCGTTTAAGTACGGGTTTTCGATAAGAGTATTGTTCCACAAAATCCATCTTGTGTCGCCATTTTTTGTCACAATCTCATTTTCATGGTCATTTAAAATCTTTACTTCTGAAATTCTTTTAAAAAGATTTTCTATATACTCACGCCTGTGGGAAGGAATAAAAATATCAACCCATTTTTTGCCCACAACCTCTTCACTTTTGTACCCAGTAATCTGTTCTGCAAACTTGTTAAAATATATTATTTCGCCTTTTAAGTTGAGAGTCAAAACAATTGCATTTGCATTCTCTGCTAAAAGCTGGGCGTACTTTTCATAAGCTTGTTTGCCACGTTCAAGTCCTCTATTTATTCTTGTCATTACAAATATTATCACAGACGCAGCAAAAAGTATTATGATTAAAAGATACAAGGCAGACAGTAATATTTGCCTGTTTTTCCTCTCAAAGTATTCAGGTGAATATGTGGAAAAATAGTTGTAATAAAGCTCATCAAATATACCTTTGTTTATAAGAAAATTTAACCTCTGGTTTATGTACGCAACAAGTTCTGGTCTTTTCTTGCTCACAGCAAATGCACTTTTTACAGTAAAGATGTTTTTGATTTTGAGCTCTGCCCTGTCGCTCAGGTTATTTTTAACAAGAAAGTAATTGGCTATTTCCTGGGACATCAAGGCAGCATCAATCTTTCCATCCACCAAGGCGTAAATCAAATCTTCAATTGTAGGGTACGTATAATATTTATTTACACCCAGCTTTTCTTTTAAAAGGGTTTCTGTGTAATCAGATTGCATAACTCCTACCATGAAATCCTCAAGGTTTTTAAGCGATATATTTTTCGAAAATTCTTTGGATGTATAAAGTCCTACATGTCGTGTAAATATTGGTTTTGAAAAATGCACCTCTTTTTTTCTCTCTTCAATTATGGCAACAGGAGCTGTGACATCAATTTTTCCTTCGACAAGCTTTTTGTAAACCTGACTCCATTCATCGCTTGAAAGTTCAAGTTTGAACTTGTCAGGTTCAAATACAAGATTTGCAAGGTCAATGGTAAATCCATAAATCCTGCCGCCTGATGTATAAGAAAATGGCGGATAGTTTTTATCAACTTCAAATTTCACAGGTGTATGACTGGCATTTGCAAGTGATATATGAAATAACATCAGCAAGACTGTAAACACAAATAGAATAGCTTTATTATTTCTCATCTAAATTCTTCCTTTTTGATATGCAAAAATATACTTTTAATTCTAACAAAATATATACCCATTTTAAAGTAAATTTAAACTATATAATTGTTGCAGTATACTTTTAGCGCTTCTTTTACTCTTGAAATTATATTTTCTCTTATATGCTGAGGCTCAGTTACAACAACATTTTTACCTAAATATAATATTCTTGATATTATTTCTGCTTCTTCAAAATCATAATAGTAAATCCTTATCTCATGTCTGTTCTTTTCTTTCAAATAACGCGCACTTTTTTCAAATGAAGAAAACATGCAAAAAGCTTTCTCTAAGGCGTTTCTTGTATTCATCACTTCAATTATTATCGGCTGTTTTGATTTTGCATTTTTTAAATAAATTTCATATTCTTTTAAAACCTGTTCTCTATCAAAATTCCCCTCTTCAGGCTTTATTTCATCAATATTCTGAATAATACATTTTGCAAATGTTTTATGTAAAGGGGAGTAAAATATGGCATAGAACATATCATCCTTTAGAGAATATTGAATCTTCACAGGAATGCCAATAGTATCTTTGAAAACCTGTCTATTTCGTGCTGTGTATGTATATCGTAAAATCCTTTTTTCAAGTATACTTTTTGAAATTATTCTTAGTTTTGGCGCTAAGATTTTTATATCTTCTCTTAATAATATCTTTGAATAGTTCTTTGGAACAATTATGTTCATATCAATTGGCAAAACATTAGGAGTTTTTAGTTTTTTTATCTTCTCAATGGTGCTGCTATCCAAAAAAAGATTTGCGTACCTGCTCGACATAATAAGCTTTAGCCACATTATTTCTAAGTTTGTAACATATGGTTCAATCTTTGTATTTATTCTGAGTCTGTAGGTCTTGCTTTCATGAGGTTTTAGAACATAAATATTTTTCTGGTATGAATGGTTTCTGGCAAATATCCTGTCTTCAATTACTGGAAAATTACAATTGTATTTTGT
The sequence above is drawn from the Caldicellulosiruptor bescii DSM 6725 genome and encodes:
- a CDS encoding stage V sporulation protein S, which encodes MEVLKVAATSMPQKVANALAAIVKEQGEAELQAVGASAVNQAVKAIAIARGKVAPNGIDLYVIPAFADIVIDGEKKTAIKFIVKSR
- a CDS encoding EAL domain-containing protein, translating into MRNNKAILFVFTVLLMLFHISLANASHTPVKFEVDKNYPPFSYTSGGRIYGFTIDLANLVFEPDKFKLELSSDEWSQVYKKLVEGKIDVTAPVAIIEERKKEVHFSKPIFTRHVGLYTSKEFSKNISLKNLEDFMVGVMQSDYTETLLKEKLGVNKYYTYPTIEDLIYALVDGKIDAALMSQEIANYFLVKNNLSDRAELKIKNIFTVKSAFAVSKKRPELVAYINQRLNFLINKGIFDELYYNYFSTYSPEYFERKNRQILLSALYLLIIILFAASVIIFVMTRINRGLERGKQAYEKYAQLLAENANAIVLTLNLKGEIIYFNKFAEQITGYKSEEVVGKKWVDIFIPSHRREYIENLFKRISEVKILNDHENEIVTKNGDTRWILWNNTLIENPYLNEPLIISTGLDITQIKRTQQLLEESYEEIEQTNQELMNTLDILNKQSEMLMEEKEKYKFLVENVSDCIWEIDFNEKKIEFYGKLKDQFDIDVIKSKNDFSAWLEFFHEDDRATVFKKLQDAILLHEEKVEFESRIRDKHGNWRWISSHVQILYNEEDKPEKIIAVNIDWTAKKEYEHRIEYIAYYDALTNLPNRKLFEDRLESLIKKAEDEKTQGAVVLIDIDNFKDINDLYGHEAGDEYLIAVTKKILEYLNSIKLNTFFARVGGDEFAVILDGLAKKEEVIEVCTKLLGIFESEIYIQKIEGCIFTSASIGVSFYPDDGRSVKEIFRNVDMALSSAKENGKNDFQIFMPFMLMKNFKKIEIEKSLKKAIEADQFELYYQPVINLKDMEIHSVEALLRWVSPEKGIISPLEFIPVAEDSGLIVKIGEMVIEKAFSDLKNWEKKGISYLHMAINISARQLKTKFFEKMIQKQIERYGVNPQKISFEITETGAVENFDVSLKILSFLCQLGIKFLIDDFGTGYSSLIYLRRLPIGGVKIDRSFISEIELSKESRAIVEGIILMAHKLDLKVIAEGVETKRELEILKEIGCDFAQGYLFSKPVPKTEIEKLLIERKITV
- a CDS encoding WYL domain-containing protein, with the protein product MEIFIEAKSTFYKALEEIINRAHENGTISQKEIYDILTKYNCNFPVIEDRIFARNHSYQKNIYVLKPHESKTYRLRINTKIEPYVTNLEIMWLKLIMSSRYANLFLDSSTIEKIKKLKTPNVLPIDMNIIVPKNYSKILLREDIKILAPKLRIISKSILEKRILRYTYTARNRQVFKDTIGIPVKIQYSLKDDMFYAIFYSPLHKTFAKCIIQNIDEIKPEEGNFDREQVLKEYEIYLKNAKSKQPIIIEVMNTRNALEKAFCMFSSFEKSARYLKEKNRHEIRIYYYDFEEAEIISRILYLGKNVVVTEPQHIRENIISRVKEALKVYCNNYIV